In the genome of Sander vitreus isolate 19-12246 chromosome 13, sanVit1, whole genome shotgun sequence, one region contains:
- the LOC144527830 gene encoding SLAIN motif-containing protein-like, translating to MELQNLLKVDWSQYFCNRPQVKFDTSSMHYLLCSELKSSSVKLEGNSDPYCSIWADAKQARVKSCNNRSFAMDARIRLDNLKSGCNSPWPCSDTDRMLFNYNFQKDLWDSEESQEEESVLDSVELIDVEDNVQDEESCIPHRLYESKKQVFVERSESALKWCRHVLDNPSPEMEAACRSLINRLDQRSSMCHFYRRPAVGSSTDKTSFSTTHNISDSSDYRLQDITDVHIMAQIQEASLRQDYVSMPARRSPESPPGLSSLSSSRRQSSTPVAKQGCQSPKLARLHQQVTQFKLLKLAQNQATSPGRTRSPLRTSLRSLQAVRNSRCLDNNNWQSADQITYPPSAPSNSSLHSVRDSSDPTTAVKRLLRSQSLSPCRIPHPAKGYLSVNGRVFASPERSTITAWGRNVPFTQS from the exons ATGGAACTCCAAAACCTATTGAAGGTCGATTGGAGCCAGTATTTTTGCAATCGGCCACAAGTGAAGTTTGATACAAGTTCGATGCATTATCTTCTCTGCAGTGAGTTGAAAAGCAGCTCTGTCAAGCTGGAGGGCAATTCAGATCCATACTGTAGCATCTGGGCTGACGCTAAGCAAGCAAGAGTCAAGAGTTGTAACAATCGGTCATTTGCCATGGATGCTAGAATAAGACTAGATAATTTGAAGTCAGGGTGTAATTCACCCTGGCCTTGCAGTGACACGGATAGGATGTTGTTCAACTATAACTTTCAAAAAGACCTCTGGGACAGTGAAGAGTCACAAGAAGAAGAGTCTGTTTTGGACTCAGTGGAGCTCATTGATGTAGAGGACAATGTGCAGGATGAAGAGAGCTG TATTCCTCACAGGTTATATGAGTCAAAGAAGCAGGTATTTGTGGAGAGAAGTGAGTCTGCTCTGAAATGGTGTCGACACGTCCTGGATAACCCCAGTCCTGAGATGGAGGCCGCATGTCGTTCACTGATAAACAGGCTGGATCAAA GATCAAGCATGTGTCATTTCTACAGACGTCCTGCAGTTGGCTCCTCTACGGACAAAACATCTTTCAGCACAACACACAATATCTCTGACAGTTCAG ACTACAGACTGCAGGACATCACAGATGTCCACATTATGGCTCAAATACAGGAAGCCA GTTTAAGACAGGACTATGTTTCCATGCCTGCCAGGAGAAGCCCTGAGTCACCA CCTGGTCTATCGTCACTGAGCTCTTCCCGTCGCCAGTCATCGACACCAGTAGCTAAGCAAGGCTGCCAAAGTCCAAAACTGGCCAGACTTCACCAACAAGTCACCCAGTTCAAACTGCTGAAACTTGCTCAGAATCAag CAACATCACCAGGCAGGACCAGGTCACCTCTGCGTACCAGCCTCCGCTCTCTCCAGGCTGTAAGGAACAGCCGATGTTTAGACAACAACAACTGGCAATCTGCTGACCAAATCACGTACCCACCATCAG CACCCTCCAACAGCTCGCTGCACTCAGTGAGAGACTCCTCAGACCCGACGACAGCTGTGAAGAGATTGCTGAGGTCTCAGTCTCTCAGCCCCTGCAGGATCCCTCACCCTGCTAAGGGATACCTGTCTGTTAATGGACGTGTCTTTGCCTCACCCGAGAGGTCGACCATAACAGCTTGGGGCAGAAATGTGCCATTCACTCAAAGCTGA